From the genome of Fusobacterium varium, one region includes:
- the bmrR_2 gene encoding Multidrug-efflux transporter 1 regulator, translated as MLNKSNLYFTTGEFAKLFNVTKHTLFYYDEVGIFSPVIRKENDYRFYAVEQIEVFEVILTLKELGMSLKDIKEYMENRSPENFISLMEERERIIDEKIIYLKEIKKFFHKKAEIVRTALSVDINKIDIKEYPDEYLIPIKTEINNEKDMAVYLAKHIQFCEEKNIYSPHPISGIQNYQNIVNGIYYKYSSFYTKITPEQLPLLHNNNIPFLLKEKGKYITAYHSKGYYSLDETYNKIFAFIKENNLETTGDFYEDVLLDELSIKGYENYMVEISIQVK; from the coding sequence ATGCTGAATAAATCTAATTTATATTTTACTACTGGTGAATTTGCTAAGCTTTTTAATGTAACTAAGCATACACTTTTTTATTATGATGAAGTAGGTATATTCTCACCTGTTATAAGAAAAGAAAATGATTACAGATTTTATGCAGTTGAACAAATAGAAGTATTTGAAGTTATATTAACTTTGAAAGAATTGGGAATGTCTTTAAAAGATATAAAAGAGTATATGGAAAACAGGAGTCCTGAAAATTTTATCAGCCTTATGGAAGAAAGAGAAAGAATAATAGATGAAAAAATAATTTACCTAAAGGAAATAAAAAAATTCTTTCATAAGAAAGCTGAAATAGTGAGAACTGCTTTATCTGTAGATATAAATAAAATAGATATAAAAGAATATCCTGATGAATATCTTATACCTATAAAAACTGAAATAAATAATGAAAAAGATATGGCTGTTTATCTGGCAAAACATATCCAATTTTGTGAGGAAAAAAATATATACAGTCCACACCCCATAAGTGGTATTCAAAATTATCAAAATATTGTCAATGGAATATATTACAAGTATTCATCTTTCTATACTAAAATTACACCTGAACAGCTTCCACTATTGCATAATAATAATATTCCCTTTCTTTTAAAAGAAAAAGGAAAATATATAACTGCTTATCATTCTAAAGGATATTATTCATTAGATGAAACCTATAATAAAATATTTGCTTTTATAAAAGAAAATAATCTTGAAACTACTGGGGATTTTTATGAAGATGTTTTATTAGATGAACTTTCTATAAAAGGCTATGAAAACTATATGGTAGAAATTTCTATTCAAGTTAAATAA